The Falco cherrug isolate bFalChe1 chromosome 6, bFalChe1.pri, whole genome shotgun sequence genome window below encodes:
- the TXLNB gene encoding beta-taxilin produces the protein MENEQSPTLPGQDIQGQSGDKPAPGSQPPAPAPTEQPSAWPEAAVCDISEELSRQLEDIIKTYGSAVSLMEKESTTTGTDSPEKGEPGSVEDVEYEDANEESEKEKLAPGDSSRAKELSSSKEQKLEKKILKGLGKEATLLMQSLNKMNTPEEKLDLLFKKYAELLEEHRAEQKKLKYLQKRQAQITKEKDQLQSEHSRAILARSKLESLCRELQRHNKNLKEETIQRAREEDEKRKEITNHFQGTLSEIQAQIEQQSERNMKLCQENTELAEKLKSIIDQYELREEHLDKIFKHRELQQKLVDAKLEQSQEMMKEAEERHQKEKEYLLNQAAEWKLQAKMLKEQETVLQAQITLYSERFEEFQKTLTKSNEVFATFKQEMEKMTKKMKKLEKDTATWKSRFENCNRALLDMIEEKAMRSKEYECFVLKIQRLENLCRALQEERNELYKKIKQAQFPEEVNGNGVLEEDDDTDMSPSSSEQASIELCTADESMLKELAEAFSVSHKAEESLSSNSSNPETCDAQTCNAVLVSELPSPLTTQSEAGNYCEQPSTSTPTPTEHMPAPTGSTPAPTENMTMPTENMPKPTKSMPTLPERVPKPTESVPIPPKSVPVPAGNMPKPTESMPATPENMPTPTQNMPSPLGNMPGPTKSPPKAAEPVDDPAEQSAQGQSAEQTGDTDMEAVD, from the exons ATGGAGAACGAGCAGTCTCCCACCTTGCCTGGGCAGGACATCCAGGGGCAGAGCGGGGACAAACCTGCCCCTGGCtcacagccccctgctccagcccccacGGAGCAGCCCAGCGCCTGGCCCGAAGCAGCCGTGTGTGACATCTCAGAGGAGCTGAGCCGGCAGCTGGAGGACATTATTAAAACCTACGGGTCTGCTGTGAGCCTGATGGAGAAGGAAAGCACCACTACTGGAACCGACAGCCCTGAGAAGGGAGAGCCAGGCAGCGTGGAGGATGTGGAGTATGAAGATGCGAATGAGGAgagtgagaaagagaagctggCTCCTGGGGATTCTTCCAGAGCAaaggagctcagcagcagcaaggaacaaaagctggagaagaaaatcCTGAAAGGACTAG GGAAGGAAGCCACTCTACTGATGCAAAGCTTGAACAAGATGAATACTCCAGAGGAGAAGCTGGACCTGTTATTTAAGAAGTATGCTGAGCTG CTCGAAGAACATCGTGCCGAGCAGAAAAAGCTCAAGTACCTGCAGAAGAGGCAGGCCCAGATCACCAAGGAGAAGGACCAGCTGCAGAGCGAGCACAGCCGAGCCATCCTCGCCCGCAGCAAGCTCGAGAGTCTGTGCCGGGAGCTCCAGAGGCACAACAAAAACCTCAAG GAGGAAACAATTCAGCGGGCACGGGAGGAAgatgagaagaggaaagaaataactAATCATTTCCAGGGCACACTGAGTGAAATCCAGGCTCAGATCGAGCAGCAAAGCGAGAGGAACATGAAGCTCTGCCAGGAGaacacagagctggcagagaagctgaaaagcatcATCGACCAGTACGAGCTGCGGGAAGAG caccttgataaaatatttaagcacAGAGAACTTCAACAGAAACTGGTGGATGCCAAGTTGGAGCAGTCTCAGGAAATGATGAAGGAAGCCGAGGAGCgacatcaaaaagaaaaggaatat CTCCTGAACCAAGCTGCAGAATGGAAGCTCCAGGCCAAAATGTTAAAGGAGCAAGAGACTGTCCTACAGGCACAG ATCACTCTCTACTCGGAAAGGTTTGAAGAATTTCAGAAGACATTGACCAAAAGCAATGAAGTGTTTGCCACATTCAAACAAGAGATGGAGAAA atgacaaagaaaatgaagaagttgGAAAAGGATACTGCTACATGGAAATCCAGGTTTGAGAACTGTAACAGAGCATTACTGGACATGATTGAAGAG AAAGCCATGAGGTCCAAGGAATATGAGTGCTTCGTGCTGAAAATCCAGAGGCTAGAGAACCTTTGCCGGGCTTTGCAGGAAGAGAGGAATGAAttgtacaaaaaaataaagcaagcacaGTTCCCTGAGGAGGTGAATGGAAATGGTGTCTTAGAAGAAGATGACGACACTGATATGAGCCCTTCCTCCTCTGAGCAGGCAAGCATTGAGCTGTGCACTGCTGATGAAAGCAtgctgaaggagctggctgAAGCTTTCAGTGTGTCACACAAGGCAGAGGAGTCCCTCTCAAGCAACAGCAGCAATCCAGAGACCTGTGATGCTCAAACATGTAATGCTGTCCTAGTGTCAGAGCTCCCCTCTCCTCTCACCACACAGTCAGAGGCTGGGAATTACTGTGAGCAGCCCAGCACGAGCACACCAACACCCACTGAACACATGCCAGCACCCACTGGGAGCACGCCAGCACCCACTGAAAATATGACGATGCCCACTGAGAACATGCCAAAGCCCACCAAAAGCATGCCCACGCTCCCAGAAAGGGtgccaaaacccacagaaagTGTGCCAATACCTCCCAAGAGTGTGCCAGTACCCGCTGGGAACATGCCAAAACCCACTGAAAGCATGCCAGCAACCCCCGAAAATATGCCAACACCCACACAAAACATGCCTTCTCCCCTTGGGAATATGCCAGGACCCACAAAAAGTCCACCAAAAGCTGCAGAACCCGTGGATGACCCAGCAGAGCAGTCTGCCCAAGGTCAGTCTGCAGAGCAAACAGGGGACACAGACATGGAAGCAGTGGATTGA